Proteins found in one Pseudanabaena sp. BC1403 genomic segment:
- a CDS encoding adenylate/guanylate cyclase domain-containing protein — MLKLFNSAKQNANEAIAQAVKSLGQYGIGEIQQHLFIAYLQSPDSRAVYHANPRLIAEQLQLSEHETLKVLVAALKEGIVTLNWDIQCPACYKVDFAASQLCDLRTWHICSCCHHKHESDIDEQVRVTFSIDERLRSLPKEANDPEYRVSVDAKYGVVSGHRLLTLQMFRELFPRETIPPNESLLIRQVTILFTDLAGSTALYSQRGDSQAYSLVNQHFNFLFEIVDLHNGAVIKTIGDAVMATFTSPSDGIAAAIAMQEEMQNFNRRLESTNNPLILKIGIHAGPCISVTLNDRADYFGTTVNTAARVEGLSRGNDIVFTQSLLNHAKAIAEAKNYNYEQSVVELKGLSEASVVFHMRITESASLNSIITFA, encoded by the coding sequence GTGCTAAAACTCTTTAATTCAGCAAAACAAAATGCAAATGAGGCGATCGCTCAAGCTGTAAAATCTTTGGGTCAGTACGGGATCGGTGAAATCCAACAACATCTGTTTATTGCTTATTTGCAAAGTCCAGATAGCCGAGCGGTCTACCATGCTAATCCGCGCTTAATTGCGGAGCAGTTGCAGCTAAGCGAACATGAAACCTTAAAAGTTTTGGTGGCAGCCCTAAAGGAAGGGATTGTCACACTCAACTGGGACATTCAATGTCCAGCCTGTTATAAGGTTGATTTTGCTGCTAGTCAGTTGTGCGATTTAAGAACATGGCACATCTGTTCCTGCTGCCATCATAAGCATGAGTCGGATATTGATGAACAGGTACGGGTTACATTTAGTATTGACGAACGATTGCGATCGCTTCCCAAAGAAGCAAACGATCCAGAGTACCGAGTTAGTGTTGATGCGAAATATGGGGTGGTTTCGGGACATCGACTTTTAACATTGCAAATGTTTCGGGAACTATTTCCACGGGAAACCATACCGCCAAACGAAAGCTTACTGATTCGCCAAGTGACCATTTTGTTCACGGATTTAGCTGGCTCTACAGCGCTCTATAGTCAAAGAGGTGATTCTCAAGCCTATAGTCTCGTAAATCAGCATTTTAACTTTCTCTTTGAAATTGTTGATCTTCATAATGGTGCAGTAATTAAGACGATTGGCGATGCAGTTATGGCAACTTTTACCTCGCCAAGTGATGGGATCGCCGCCGCGATCGCTATGCAGGAAGAAATGCAGAATTTCAATCGCCGTCTAGAATCAACCAATAATCCCTTAATTCTTAAAATTGGAATTCATGCTGGTCCTTGCATTAGTGTCACTCTTAATGATCGTGCTGACTATTTCGGAACAACAGTCAATACTGCGGCGCGAGTAGAGGGGCTTAGTCGAGGAAATGACATTGTATTTACGCAGTCTTTACTGAATCATGCCAAAGCGATCGCGGAGGCAAAAAATTATAATTACGAACAGAGTGTTGTCGAACTAAAAGGATTAAGTGAAGCGAGTGTAGTCTTTCATATGAGAATTACAGAATCTGCTTCTTTGAATTCTATTATTACTTTTGCTTAA